A region from the Agrobacterium cucumeris genome encodes:
- the typA gene encoding translational GTPase TypA has protein sequence MALRNIAIIAHVDHGKTTLVDELLKQSGSFRDNQRVAERVMDSNDLEKERGITILAKATSVEWKGVRINIVDTPGHADFGGEVERILSMVDGAIVLVDSSEGPMPQTKFVVSKALKVGLRPIVAINKIDRPDGRHEEVINEVFDLFANLDATDEQLDFPILYGSGRDGWMNVNPEGPKDQGLAPLLDLVLEHVPEPKVEEGPFRLIGTILEANPFLGRIITGRIASGSIKPNQAVKVLGQDGKTIETGRISKILAFRGIERTAIDEAHAGDIVAIAGLSKGTVADTFCDPSVTEAMTAQPIDPPTVTMSFIVNDSPLAGTEGDKVTSRVIRDRLFKEAEGNVALKIEEAEGKDSFFVSGRGELQLAVLIETMRREGFELAVSRPRVVMHKDENGTLLEPIEEVVIDVDEEHSGVVVQKMSERKAEMAELRPSGGNRVRLKFYAPTRGLIGYQSELLTDTRGTAIMNRLFHDYQPFKGQIAGRVNGVLLSNGSGEAVAYAMFNLEDRGPMIIEPGEKVYAGMIIGIHTRDNDLEVNVLKGKQLTNIRAAGKDEAVKLTPPIRMTLDRALSWIQEDELMEVTPKSIRLRKMFLDANDRKRFEKAKLAV, from the coding sequence ATGGCACTTCGCAACATCGCGATCATCGCGCACGTTGACCATGGAAAAACGACGCTCGTGGACGAGCTTCTGAAGCAGTCCGGCTCGTTCCGCGACAACCAGCGCGTCGCCGAGCGTGTGATGGACAGCAACGATCTCGAAAAGGAACGTGGCATCACCATTCTCGCCAAGGCGACCTCGGTGGAGTGGAAGGGTGTTCGCATCAACATCGTCGACACCCCCGGCCACGCCGACTTCGGCGGCGAAGTCGAGCGTATCCTGTCGATGGTGGATGGCGCGATCGTTCTGGTCGACAGCTCCGAAGGCCCGATGCCGCAGACCAAGTTCGTGGTCAGCAAGGCGCTGAAGGTTGGTCTTCGCCCGATTGTCGCGATCAACAAGATCGACCGTCCGGATGGCCGCCACGAAGAAGTCATCAACGAAGTGTTCGACCTTTTCGCGAACCTCGACGCCACCGACGAGCAGCTCGATTTCCCGATCCTTTACGGTTCCGGTCGTGATGGCTGGATGAACGTCAACCCGGAAGGCCCGAAGGATCAGGGTCTCGCACCGCTGCTCGATCTGGTTCTCGAGCACGTTCCGGAGCCCAAGGTCGAAGAAGGTCCGTTCCGTCTTATCGGCACGATCCTTGAAGCCAACCCCTTCCTTGGCCGTATCATCACCGGCCGCATCGCCTCCGGTTCGATCAAGCCGAACCAGGCCGTGAAGGTTCTGGGCCAGGATGGCAAGACGATCGAAACCGGCCGTATTTCCAAGATTCTCGCATTCCGTGGTATCGAGCGCACCGCGATCGATGAGGCTCATGCGGGCGACATCGTTGCGATCGCCGGCCTTTCCAAGGGCACTGTCGCCGACACCTTCTGTGATCCCTCCGTCACCGAGGCGATGACCGCGCAGCCGATCGACCCGCCGACCGTTACCATGTCCTTCATCGTTAACGACAGTCCGCTTGCCGGTACCGAAGGTGACAAGGTTACCAGCCGCGTCATCCGCGACCGTCTGTTCAAGGAAGCCGAAGGCAACGTTGCGCTGAAGATCGAAGAAGCCGAAGGCAAGGATTCGTTCTTCGTGTCCGGCCGTGGCGAATTGCAGCTGGCCGTGCTGATCGAAACCATGCGTCGTGAAGGCTTCGAACTTGCCGTTTCGCGTCCGCGCGTCGTGATGCACAAGGATGAGAACGGTACCCTGCTGGAGCCGATCGAAGAAGTCGTGATCGACGTTGACGAAGAGCATTCCGGCGTCGTCGTTCAGAAGATGTCCGAGCGCAAGGCTGAAATGGCCGAGCTGCGTCCTTCCGGCGGCAATCGCGTTCGTCTGAAGTTCTACGCCCCGACCCGTGGCTTGATCGGCTACCAGTCGGAACTGCTGACCGACACGCGCGGCACGGCAATCATGAACCGCCTGTTCCACGATTATCAGCCCTTCAAGGGCCAGATCGCCGGTCGCGTCAACGGCGTTCTGCTGTCGAATGGTTCGGGCGAAGCCGTCGCTTACGCAATGTTCAACCTTGAAGATCGCGGCCCGATGATCATCGAGCCGGGTGAAAAGGTCTATGCGGGCATGATCATCGGCATTCACACCCGCGATAACGATCTCGAAGTGAACGTGCTGAAGGGCAAGCAGCTGACCAACATCCGCGCTGCCGGCAAGGATGAAGCCGTCAAGCTGACGCCGCCGATCCGCATGACGCTTGATCGCGCTCTTTCCTGGATCCAGGAAGACGAGCTGATGGAAGTGACGCCGAAGTCCATCCGTCTGCGCAAGATGTTCCTCGACGCCAACGATCGCAAGCGTTTCGAAAAGGCCAAGCTCGCTGTCTGA
- the ppa gene encoding inorganic diphosphatase, with amino-acid sequence MRIDAISIGKNPPDDVNVIVEVPVGGHPIKYEMDKDAGALIVDRFLYTPMTYPGNYGFVPHTLSDDGDPIDVLICNTRPLVPGCVINVRPIGVMIMEDDGGKDEKILAVPAPKLTRRYDKVHNYTDLPEITLKQIEHFFEHYKDLEPGKWVKMGGWQDVDVAKKLIVEAIERYKAQG; translated from the coding sequence ATGCGTATCGATGCAATTTCCATAGGCAAGAACCCGCCGGATGACGTGAATGTTATCGTTGAGGTGCCGGTCGGTGGCCATCCGATCAAGTACGAGATGGACAAGGACGCCGGTGCGCTGATCGTCGATCGCTTCCTTTACACGCCGATGACCTATCCGGGTAACTATGGCTTCGTGCCGCACACGCTGTCCGACGATGGCGACCCGATCGACGTTCTCATCTGCAACACCCGTCCGCTGGTTCCCGGCTGTGTTATCAACGTCCGCCCCATCGGCGTGATGATCATGGAAGATGACGGTGGCAAGGACGAGAAAATCCTCGCTGTTCCGGCTCCGAAGCTGACGCGCCGTTACGACAAGGTTCATAACTACACCGACCTGCCGGAAATCACGCTGAAGCAGATCGAGCACTTCTTCGAACACTACAAGGATCTGGAGCCCGGCAAGTGGGTGAAGATGGGCGGTTGGCAGGATGTCGACGTCGCCAAGAAGCTGATCGTCGAAGCCATCGAGCGCTACAAGGCGCAGGGCTGA
- a CDS encoding DUF167 domain-containing protein, which translates to MSGFWQKHGDHVRLSVRLTPSGGRDAIDGVEQDTDGRAYLKARVSAVPEGGKANKALIVLLAKKLRLPKSSITFISGETARKKILRIDTDPEDFEERFNKLAD; encoded by the coding sequence TTGAGCGGCTTCTGGCAGAAACACGGTGATCATGTCCGCCTGTCCGTTCGCCTGACGCCGAGCGGCGGGAGGGATGCAATTGACGGCGTGGAGCAGGATACGGACGGACGTGCCTATCTGAAAGCCCGCGTCAGCGCCGTGCCGGAAGGCGGCAAAGCGAACAAGGCACTGATTGTTTTGCTGGCGAAAAAACTCAGACTGCCCAAGTCTTCCATCACCTTCATTTCAGGCGAAACAGCGCGCAAAAAAATCCTCCGGATCGACACCGACCCGGAGGATTTCGAAGAACGCTTTAACAAGCTGGCCGACTAA
- a CDS encoding GNAT family N-acetyltransferase: MKTLSIDVRRAEPHDARAISEAHRLSWQQAYAGLIPHRPLTQMLERRGEIWWKKATRGSATMLVVEVAGVVAGYATLGLSRARGLPHDGEIYELYLRPEYQGIGLGSLLFTEARRLLTSLGCNGIVVWCLEDSDVANRFFRSHGGRDIAEGMEDFGGKSLRKVGFVWN; the protein is encoded by the coding sequence ATGAAAACGTTATCCATCGATGTTCGCCGTGCCGAGCCGCATGATGCGCGCGCTATCTCCGAAGCGCACCGTCTGTCGTGGCAACAGGCCTATGCGGGGCTTATCCCGCATCGACCGTTGACGCAGATGCTGGAGCGCCGCGGTGAAATCTGGTGGAAGAAGGCGACCAGAGGCTCTGCCACAATGCTGGTGGTGGAAGTGGCCGGTGTGGTCGCCGGATATGCGACGCTGGGCCTCAGCCGCGCGCGCGGCTTGCCGCATGACGGCGAGATTTACGAACTTTATCTGCGGCCGGAATATCAGGGCATCGGGCTCGGCTCGCTGCTGTTTACGGAGGCCCGCAGGCTGCTGACATCGCTCGGCTGCAATGGCATCGTCGTCTGGTGCCTCGAAGACAGCGACGTCGCCAATCGGTTCTTCCGCTCGCATGGCGGCCGGGACATTGCCGAAGGCATGGAAGATTTCGGCGGCAAGTCGTTACGCAAGGTTGGTTTCGTCTGGAACTGA
- a CDS encoding YggT family protein, which yields MLALFQTIDLALNLYTWVLIASAIFSWLYAFNVINSRNQFVNAIGSFLVNVTEPALRPIRRILPNLGGIDISPIILLLIIFFIRSFMWNTLYPMTV from the coding sequence ATGCTTGCCCTGTTTCAGACCATCGATCTGGCTTTGAACCTCTACACGTGGGTGCTGATTGCCAGTGCCATTTTTTCCTGGCTGTATGCCTTCAACGTCATCAATTCCCGCAACCAGTTTGTGAATGCCATCGGCAGCTTCCTGGTCAATGTCACGGAACCGGCCCTGCGCCCCATCCGCCGCATTCTGCCCAATCTCGGCGGCATCGACATTTCGCCGATCATCCTGCTGCTGATCATCTTCTTCATCCGCTCCTTCATGTGGAACACGCTTTATCCGATGACCGTTTGA
- a CDS encoding glutamine amidotransferase: protein MLFDPSRQQGKQPSLLIVLHQERSTPGRVGQMLVEKGYRLDIRRPALGDDLPQTLEKHAGAIIFGGPMSANDPHDYVKAEIDWLKVPLKENKPFLGICLGAQMLSKHLGGKVEADREGKVEIGWYPLHATEHGRLLMPHWPKMVYHFHKEGFELPRGAELLASGETYPNQAYRYGKNAWGLQFHAELTRAMMHSWVVRGAQRFGMPNAQVGSQHLEGRMLFDTPLRSWLSNFLDLVFEGKAQR from the coding sequence ATGCTGTTTGACCCTTCCAGGCAACAGGGAAAACAACCTTCGCTGCTCATTGTCCTGCATCAGGAACGTTCCACCCCCGGCCGCGTTGGCCAGATGCTGGTGGAAAAAGGCTATCGGCTGGATATAAGGCGACCCGCTCTCGGCGACGACCTGCCGCAAACGCTGGAAAAACATGCCGGGGCCATCATCTTTGGCGGCCCGATGAGCGCCAATGACCCCCATGATTACGTCAAAGCCGAAATTGACTGGCTGAAGGTGCCGCTGAAGGAAAACAAGCCGTTTCTCGGCATCTGTCTTGGTGCACAGATGTTGTCCAAACATCTGGGCGGCAAGGTTGAGGCCGACAGGGAAGGCAAGGTGGAAATCGGCTGGTATCCGCTTCACGCCACCGAACACGGACGGCTTTTGATGCCGCATTGGCCGAAGATGGTTTATCATTTCCACAAGGAAGGGTTCGAGCTGCCGCGCGGAGCCGAACTTCTGGCATCGGGCGAAACCTATCCCAATCAGGCTTATCGATATGGTAAAAATGCCTGGGGGCTACAGTTTCATGCCGAACTCACCCGCGCCATGATGCACAGCTGGGTGGTGCGCGGCGCGCAACGTTTCGGCATGCCGAATGCGCAGGTCGGCAGCCAGCACCTCGAAGGCCGCATGTTGTTCGACACACCACTCCGCTCGTGGCTCAGCAATTTCCTCGATCTGGTTTTTGAGGGCAAGGCGCAGCGCTGA
- a CDS encoding heme biosynthesis protein HemY gives MTRILTFALIVLALGFGFSWLADRPGVLSIVWQGQLIEMSLIVAASIIAALVAAVMLVWWVVNAVWTSPNAARRYFRARKRDRGYQALSTGLIAAGAGNAILARKMTARTQGLLNADQEPLIHLLDAQADLIEGKYDEARRKFEAMARDPETRELGLRGLYIEARRQGAYEAAQQYAEDAAEKAPYLPWAAQATLENRCRNGQWDDAIRLLDQQKAASVIERGEAERLKAVLLTAKAGEKLESDPIGAREDAKHALKLAKSLVPAALIAAKSYLREDNLRKAATVLEPVWKTDPHPQIAELYVRARSGDTAIDRLKRAERLESLKPNNIESLFAVAQAALDAKEFAKARAKAEAAARIEPRESIFLLMADIEEAETGDQGRVRYWMAQALRAPRDPAWVADSVVSEKWLPISPVTGRLDAFEWKAPFGQLEGPVEDLTIENAIAAAPARAEPELVAKTIVVEAAPEPHAEPKSAPAAPIEVVPAVSVPKENKPATIGAPVETNAADEKVEAVPFFGGAPDDPGVKKPGAEAEPKTRLKLF, from the coding sequence ATGACCAGAATTTTGACTTTCGCCCTTATCGTTCTGGCGCTCGGTTTCGGCTTTTCCTGGCTGGCAGACCGGCCGGGCGTGCTTTCCATCGTCTGGCAGGGCCAGCTGATCGAAATGAGCCTGATCGTCGCCGCCTCGATCATCGCTGCGCTCGTTGCGGCCGTCATGCTGGTCTGGTGGGTCGTCAACGCCGTCTGGACCTCGCCGAATGCCGCCCGCCGTTATTTCCGTGCCCGCAAGCGTGACCGCGGTTATCAGGCGCTCTCCACCGGCCTCATTGCCGCTGGTGCCGGAAACGCCATTCTCGCCCGCAAGATGACGGCTCGCACACAAGGATTGCTCAACGCCGATCAGGAGCCGCTGATCCACCTGCTCGATGCGCAGGCCGATCTCATCGAAGGCAAATATGACGAGGCGCGCCGCAAGTTCGAAGCCATGGCCCGCGATCCCGAAACCCGCGAGCTTGGCCTTCGCGGCCTTTATATTGAGGCGCGCCGTCAGGGTGCATATGAGGCCGCCCAGCAATATGCCGAGGACGCGGCGGAAAAAGCCCCCTACCTGCCCTGGGCAGCACAGGCGACGCTGGAAAATCGTTGTCGCAACGGACAGTGGGATGACGCGATCCGTCTGCTCGATCAGCAGAAGGCAGCCAGCGTCATCGAACGCGGTGAGGCGGAGCGGCTGAAAGCCGTGCTTCTCACCGCCAAGGCCGGCGAAAAGCTGGAAAGCGATCCGATAGGTGCCCGCGAGGATGCAAAACACGCCCTCAAGCTCGCAAAGAGCCTCGTCCCGGCAGCGCTGATCGCAGCAAAATCCTATCTGCGCGAAGACAATCTGCGCAAGGCCGCCACGGTTCTGGAGCCCGTGTGGAAAACCGATCCGCACCCGCAGATCGCCGAACTTTATGTCCGCGCCCGCAGCGGTGATACCGCCATTGACCGGCTGAAACGTGCCGAGCGGCTCGAAAGCCTGAAGCCCAACAATATCGAATCCCTGTTCGCCGTGGCGCAGGCAGCACTCGACGCCAAGGAATTTGCCAAGGCGCGGGCCAAGGCAGAGGCCGCAGCCCGGATCGAGCCGCGCGAAAGCATCTTCCTGCTGATGGCCGATATCGAAGAGGCCGAAACCGGCGATCAGGGCCGGGTGCGCTACTGGATGGCGCAGGCGCTGCGCGCGCCGCGTGACCCTGCCTGGGTGGCGGATAGCGTCGTTTCGGAAAAATGGCTGCCGATTTCGCCAGTAACGGGCCGTCTCGACGCCTTCGAATGGAAAGCACCGTTTGGCCAGCTCGAGGGTCCTGTCGAAGATCTGACAATCGAAAATGCGATTGCCGCAGCGCCAGCAAGGGCGGAACCGGAACTGGTTGCGAAAACAATCGTCGTCGAAGCTGCTCCCGAGCCTCATGCCGAGCCGAAATCCGCTCCCGCCGCACCGATAGAGGTGGTGCCGGCCGTATCGGTTCCGAAGGAGAATAAGCCCGCCACCATCGGAGCGCCGGTTGAAACCAATGCAGCGGATGAGAAGGTGGAAGCAGTACCCTTCTTCGGCGGCGCGCCGGATGACCCCGGCGTCAAGAAACCCGGCGCAGAAGCCGAACCCAAGACCAGGCTCAAACTCTTCTGA
- a CDS encoding MFS transporter, whose translation MSLPSAENRFGAFRHSSYRRFFSARFFSAFAIQIVSVSVGWQMYEVTGNAFYLGLIGLFQFLPSLLLILVTGTVADRHNRRRIMAICLVIAAGCAAALLGLTLTHSFSPWPVFAILVVFGIERAFMGPAVQSLAPNLVPVEDLPNAIAWNSSSWQMASILGPVAGGLLYGLGASVAYIVAFVLFIVSAMLAVTIRKPEQRGPAKAISLETMLAGFKFISQEKIVLGAISLDLFAVLLGGAVALMPIFAKEVLTLGPWGLGLLRAAPGIGAITVAVILAFRPIRHHAGLLMFIGVGLFGISTVVFGLSETAWVSIAALVVMGASDMVSVYVRETLIALWTPDEVRGRVNAVNMVFVGASNELGEFRAGTMAHVVGAVPAVVIGGAGTLAVAVIWALGFSKLRKIDNLDAPR comes from the coding sequence ATGTCCCTGCCTTCTGCCGAAAACCGTTTCGGTGCATTCCGGCATAGTTCCTATCGTCGCTTCTTCAGCGCCCGCTTTTTTTCAGCCTTCGCCATCCAGATTGTCAGTGTCTCAGTCGGCTGGCAGATGTATGAGGTGACCGGCAATGCCTTTTATCTTGGTCTGATCGGGCTTTTTCAGTTTCTGCCATCGCTGCTTCTGATCCTCGTTACCGGAACAGTCGCCGATAGGCACAATCGCCGGCGCATCATGGCCATTTGCCTGGTGATTGCGGCTGGCTGCGCTGCGGCGCTGCTTGGCCTGACGCTGACGCACAGTTTTTCTCCCTGGCCGGTCTTCGCCATTCTCGTGGTGTTTGGCATAGAGCGGGCATTCATGGGGCCAGCAGTTCAATCACTGGCGCCCAATCTTGTCCCTGTCGAGGATTTACCGAACGCCATTGCGTGGAATTCTTCTTCCTGGCAGATGGCATCCATTCTTGGCCCGGTTGCGGGTGGCCTGCTTTATGGTCTCGGCGCTTCCGTTGCCTATATCGTGGCATTCGTGCTCTTCATCGTGTCGGCAATGTTGGCGGTGACAATCCGTAAGCCGGAACAGCGCGGTCCCGCGAAAGCCATCAGCCTCGAAACGATGCTGGCCGGGTTCAAATTCATTTCGCAGGAAAAGATCGTCCTCGGTGCCATTTCGCTCGACCTCTTCGCGGTCTTGCTGGGCGGCGCCGTCGCGCTGATGCCGATTTTCGCCAAGGAAGTTCTGACGCTCGGGCCATGGGGTCTCGGGCTTTTACGCGCCGCCCCGGGCATTGGTGCAATTACCGTTGCCGTCATTCTGGCCTTCAGGCCCATCCGCCATCATGCCGGCCTGCTGATGTTTATCGGTGTTGGCCTCTTCGGCATTTCCACTGTCGTATTCGGTCTTTCCGAAACCGCGTGGGTGTCGATTGCCGCACTGGTGGTCATGGGCGCATCGGACATGGTGTCGGTCTATGTGCGGGAAACTCTGATCGCGCTCTGGACGCCGGATGAGGTGCGCGGGCGCGTGAATGCGGTGAACATGGTGTTTGTGGGTGCATCGAACGAGCTGGGTGAATTCCGGGCCGGCACCATGGCGCATGTTGTTGGAGCGGTGCCTGCCGTCGTCATCGGCGGAGCCGGTACGCTTGCTGTGGCGGTCATCTGGGCGCTCGGTTTCTCCAAGCTGCGCAAGATCGACAATCTGGACGCGCCGCGCTGA
- a CDS encoding COG4223 family protein, with amino-acid sequence MVSGKPPRHSKSKAEPVTIDLDAKDVKAISAEGDAARMDEKPDDKTPASPVEPGAPETKPETAATGNPAPIWDQPKKTAIEPEPNVGKAGSAAAEPKAESSGDKQKEPVSQAAVPPKADVKPTTDTAGTSAAATAAAASKPAFGATASTSTSGNASAAKPPTTTSSSGPAKPSTPQQAERKQAATSGLIAAGIVGGLIALAAAGSMQYAGILPSSNSGRAGSDEIAALKTDITGLRQQLANAPAADTSALEQRIAALEGAKGEAPQVDGLAEKIAALETALQSERSAQASATADLTRRLTDAETKINEPRDDIEVARAIASAALKAAIDRGGPFLTELDTLSKVTPDDPAISSLQSFAATGVPSRSELMQKFPDVANAMLSAINQPDPNQGIMERLTESAFSLVKVRPVGNIEGETPDAMIARMENKLRNGDLQGAALEWNGLPEAARTASADYKKSLDARIEVENLVGGTLNRAITSTGRQG; translated from the coding sequence ATGGTATCGGGAAAGCCGCCACGCCACTCCAAGTCCAAAGCCGAACCGGTCACGATCGACCTGGACGCAAAAGACGTGAAAGCAATTTCCGCCGAAGGGGACGCTGCCAGGATGGACGAAAAGCCCGATGACAAAACGCCGGCATCGCCGGTAGAACCGGGTGCTCCGGAAACGAAGCCTGAAACAGCCGCAACGGGCAATCCCGCACCCATCTGGGACCAGCCGAAGAAAACCGCCATCGAGCCTGAGCCCAATGTTGGCAAAGCGGGCTCCGCAGCTGCCGAACCGAAGGCTGAGAGCTCCGGGGACAAGCAGAAAGAGCCGGTCTCGCAGGCTGCTGTTCCGCCCAAAGCCGACGTAAAACCGACGACGGATACAGCCGGAACGAGCGCCGCCGCAACCGCGGCTGCGGCTTCGAAACCGGCCTTTGGCGCTACAGCCTCCACCAGCACATCCGGCAACGCCTCTGCTGCCAAACCCCCGACCACAACCTCGTCTTCGGGACCGGCCAAGCCCTCCACCCCACAGCAGGCGGAGCGCAAACAGGCGGCAACCTCCGGCCTTATTGCGGCGGGTATCGTCGGCGGCCTCATAGCACTCGCCGCCGCCGGCAGCATGCAATATGCGGGCATCCTGCCCTCCTCCAATTCCGGAAGAGCCGGAAGCGATGAGATTGCCGCACTGAAAACTGATATCACCGGCCTGCGGCAGCAACTCGCCAATGCCCCGGCAGCGGACACTTCGGCACTGGAGCAGCGCATTGCAGCGCTCGAAGGCGCGAAGGGTGAGGCCCCGCAGGTGGATGGGCTTGCGGAAAAAATTGCCGCGCTGGAAACCGCGCTGCAGTCGGAACGATCCGCACAGGCCTCGGCAACAGCAGATCTGACGCGCCGCCTTACTGACGCGGAAACCAAGATCAACGAACCGCGCGACGATATCGAAGTCGCCCGCGCCATCGCCTCGGCCGCGCTGAAGGCCGCGATCGATCGCGGTGGTCCGTTCCTCACGGAACTCGACACGCTCTCCAAGGTCACGCCTGATGATCCGGCCATTTCATCGCTGCAATCCTTTGCCGCAACCGGCGTGCCGTCGCGTTCGGAGCTGATGCAGAAATTCCCTGACGTCGCCAATGCGATGCTGTCAGCCATCAACCAGCCCGACCCCAATCAGGGCATCATGGAACGCCTGACGGAAAGCGCCTTTTCGCTGGTAAAGGTGCGCCCGGTCGGAAATATCGAGGGTGAAACACCCGACGCCATGATCGCGCGCATGGAAAACAAGCTGCGCAACGGTGATCTGCAGGGCGCAGCACTTGAATGGAACGGGCTTCCCGAGGCGGCCAGGACGGCATCTGCCGATTATAAAAAATCTCTGGATGCACGCATCGAGGTCGAAAATCTGGTGGGCGGCACGTTGAACCGGGCCATCACCAGCACCGGCAGGCAGGGGTAA
- a CDS encoding TerB family tellurite resistance protein translates to MLNRIQSFIQNLVGPHADDFSPDDLRVAVAALCFQVMEADGTVSKSERDRLREILQDYYHLDAGKLDVLLAAGQEAGKEAVDYYRFTTDIRRHLDEDQRVELIGILWDIVYADGERSEMEDHVIWRVADLLGVSVRDRVLQRQQAATRSGPAEESENQDDAV, encoded by the coding sequence ATGCTCAACCGGATTCAGTCGTTTATTCAGAACCTCGTCGGTCCGCATGCGGATGATTTCAGCCCCGATGATTTGAGGGTGGCAGTCGCCGCCCTCTGTTTTCAGGTGATGGAAGCGGATGGCACTGTCTCGAAAAGCGAGCGTGACCGCCTGCGTGAAATCCTGCAGGATTATTACCATCTCGATGCCGGCAAGCTGGACGTTCTTCTCGCCGCCGGTCAGGAGGCCGGCAAGGAGGCAGTCGATTATTACCGCTTCACCACCGACATCCGCCGCCATCTCGACGAAGATCAGCGCGTGGAGCTTATTGGCATATTATGGGATATTGTTTACGCTGACGGCGAACGAAGCGAAATGGAAGACCATGTGATCTGGCGAGTCGCCGATCTGCTCGGTGTGTCCGTTCGCGACAGGGTTCTGCAACGTCAGCAGGCCGCCACGCGGTCCGGGCCGGCTGAAGAAAGCGAAAACCAAGACGATGCTGTTTGA